TAAGATATAATATTATTAAAAATCCAAAAGGGTTTCTAATGCCAAGACGAGTAAGAATTGAATTAGCAGGTTATCATCACGTATATAATAGAGCCGTAGAAAGAAAATACATATTGCAGAACATATCTGATAAAGATAAGTTTTTAGAGATATTAAATGAAGTGAGTGAGGAAAATAGGGGTCAGGTCATGAATTTCCACTTTTCAAACAAGAACACTTTTTTTAATTAAATAAGATATAATATTATTAAAAATCTAAAAGGGTTTATTATACCAACTAAAATAAGAATAGATTTAGTCGTATATCACCATGGGATATAATTAAAAATAATACCAAATTAAGACTAAATTTAATACAATATATTATCTTAAATTTAAAGGTGGATAAAATGCATTTGAGTCAAGATATAAAACCAATTAGTTATTTAAAAACAAAAACAGCTGATATTATAAATAGTGTAAATGAAAATCAAAGAACTATAATCATAACGCAAAATGGTGAGGCTAAAGCAGTTGTTCAAGATATTAAAACTTATGAAAACTTACAGAATTCTTTAAATTTATTAAAATTAATTGTTCAAAGTGAAAATGATATCGAGAACAATAATACAACAAAACAAGAAAAAATGTTTGATAATTTAGAGCATAAGCTATTTGGATAAAATCATATGAACCAATTTGAAGTGATATGGACAAATAGTGCCCAATTTGATTTAGAATCAATTATTGAATACATTAAAATTGATAGTTTAAGTATTGCAAAGAAAATATTTTTTGAAATTAAAGAAGAGTGTAATAGTTTATATACTTTTCCAAAAAGAAAAAGAATTGTACCCGAGTTACAGCAAATAGGTATTTTAAAATATAGAGAAATTATATATAAAAGATGGCGAATAATATATAAATTTGATGATAAAAAAGTATATATTTTATTAGTAGTAGATTCAAGTAGAAATTTAGAAGATGTACTATTTCAAAGATTACTTAAAACAAAATGATAACAAGCTAGAGAAAGGGAATAGGAATAAAAGAAATAATAGGTATGAATTAAAAATAGAAAATATTATTCATAAAGAATTATTAGCAAAAATCTATGACTAATAAACAGAACATCTATCTAGTATATTTAGATAGATATTCTTATTTAGTTTTTTATTTTATGAACCAACAATTCCATTATCATTTTTTGTAATAACAACAGTAGCAGACCTAGGCCTAGCTGTTCCTTTATCTGGCCAATTACTTCCATATAATGATGCATTCTTTAAATCTTTAGTTTTTTCACCTGGGTGTTGGATATTTACAAAGATTGTTTTTCCATCAGGAGTTTCAGCAATTCCAGTAATCTCACACTCTTTTGGACCAACTAAAAATCTTTTTAGATTTTTAGTAGAAGCTTCTGCTCCTACTTTTGTAGTTATTGTTTCATCTTGATTATTATTTGTAGGAACATTTTTATTTGTGATTTGTTTACTTCCTCCATCATTGTGTTTTCCAGGAAGAGCAGCAAGCATCATACAGTTTGAGACATCTGTATAAGCACTATCATCAGTTTGTAGCCACATTAACCCTTTTGAAGCCTGACTAAAATATAATCCATCAGGACTTGAAAAGTCATTATCATCTGTTAGTTTTGAAATATTTATATTTCCATTAGCATCAGCTTGTGCACCAAATAAATAAATATCCCAGTTAAAAGTGCTTGCACTTGGATTATTTTCTAGCTCTTGAATTCTCATTATTTGACCATTAACATTTCCATCTCTTGAAGAACTATTTTTTGTATCAGAATAATATCTTGGATTTGATGCATCTAATTGCATACTATTTCCTCTTTTTGAATTATTAGTTAATGTTACGTAGATATCTCCTGTGTTTGGATGAACTCCTGCCCATTCTGGTCTGTCCATTGGAGTTGCTCCTACTGCATCAGCTGCATGTCTAGTATTTACTAATAAATCTCCTAAATCATCAAATGAATATTTTTTATAAGATTTAATATCTTCATTTGACATTGAAAGTTCTAACCACTCTCCTGAACCATCTTCATTAAACTTTGCAACAAAAAGTTTTCCATCATCTAAGTATTTATTTCCAATATCTAATCCACCATTTCTATCTTTTTCATTCCATTTTAATCTTGATACATATTTATAAACATATTCACCTTTTGAATCATCACCCATATAATAAACTAAAGGTTCTCCTTCTTTTACATTTCCTGGCATTGCACCTTCATGTCCCATTCTTCCAAGTGCTGTTCTTTTTCTAGGAGTCATTGTTGGGTTAAAAGGATCAATTTCAACTACCCAACCAAATGTATTTGCTGCATTTCTGTAATCTTCATTTGCTTGTTTTGCATTAGGAATAATATTCCATCTATCATAAAGATCATTATTAGTTTTAGAATTTGCCCAACCATAAGAGCCATCTGACTCTTTTGATCCCATATATCTATTTTGTGTACTAGCTGCTTTTTTATCAGATAATAAAGTACTATTAGATCTTTTAAAATATCCCGCCCAATTTTCTTCACATGTAAGATAAGTTCCCCATGGAGTTAATCCACTAGCACAGTTATTTAAAGTTCCTCTTGTTTGTGAACCATCTTTTGAGTATTTAGTTTTTACTAAATCATGATTTTGTAAAGGACCGTTAATATCTATTGGAGTTTGTGCAGTAATTCTTTTATTAAAAACTGAATTTTTATTTAAATTAAAGCCATTTTTACCTTTTTTGATTTCAATAACTGATACACCATGAGCTGATACTTCTTTATCTATTTGTGCAGCTGTTCTACTTGTTCTATCGTAATTATCCCATTCTTTTTCAGTATGTAAAAATATCTCTGTAATATTTTCATGATTCATACATAATAATCCTCTATTAGAATTATTTAAATCTTTTGCTGTTCCTTCATCATTCATTCCAAAATAAAACATTCCATCATGATGATCTCCAGCTCTATTATTAAAGTCTGTATCTGTTCCATCATTTTTATACTCAGAAGTAAAGTTATTTATAGGATCACCTAATCTATATAATACATCTATGCTATAACCTTCAGGTATTGTAACTACATCATTTAAGTTTTTTGGCACTGGATTAAAATCTAATAGGGCATTTGCTACTGCATTTGAAATACTATTTTTATTACTAGCATGTGCTGTTGAATTTAAACCTAAGAAACTTCCTGCAACAAGTGCTAAACTTCCTTTTATTAAGGTTCTTCTAGAAACTCTAGATTCAATAATTTCTTCTAATGATAGACTATTTGAATTGTTTTTAGAAATTGAATCTTGACCATTTGGTGACATTGGATGATTTTTACTAAGTGGAGTATTCATGTATTTTCCTTTTTTTTATTGATGACATTGTATATATTGGAAATTACAAAATGATTACAAATACTAAGAGTTGTTATTAAGATATATTTATATCTTTTAAACTTGCTTTATTTTACTTTATAGTATAATCCCCAAAAAAATTATGGAGTTTTTAATGGCTAACACTAAAGAAGAATTTAAACAATTAATAGAAGACGTACAATCACAAGACTGGTATAGAAACCCAATTGGATTTGGTATTGCAAGAATAGATAGAGGTCAATTAGACTCATCTAAAGTATTACAAGCAACTTTCCCAATCATTAACTGGAACGAAAACTTTGGAAGTGCAGCTGTTTTATTAAATGCACTTAAAATTGCTGGAGAAAATGTTGATACAAAAGGTACTGAACTTGTTTGTAATATTTCTGATGTATTTTTAGAAGAATGTGTTAAAGCATTTAGTCCTTATATATCTGAAGCAAAAGGTGAAGACCATAAAAATGTTCAAGTTATTTCAACACTTGCATCTTTACCAATTGATTCTGGATTTACTGCTGATGATTACAAAGCTGTATTTATTTTTGAAGATGAAAATGCACAATCGGTTGAAACTTCATATTTAAAATTATATGCATTATCAACTGGAAAAGCAGCAATTCGATCTTTAAATCTAAATGGAATCTTTGGTCAATTACATAATGTTGCTTGGACTGGTAGTACACCAATTGAATTAGATTGGTTAAGAGCAAATGAAATTGCATTAAAATTATCAGGTAAATATCCTACTATTGATATGGTTGATAAATTCCCAAGATTCTTATCTCATGTAATTCCTGCAGATAATACAAGAATTCTAGAAACTTCAAAAGTTAGAATGGGTGCACAATTAGCAGCAGGAACTACTGTAATGCCAGGTGCTGCATACATTAACTTTAATGCTGGAACTGAAGGTTCTGTAATGGTTGAAGGAAGAATTTCTTCATCTGCTGTTGTTGGTGCTGGTTCTGATGTTGGTGGTGGAGCTTCTATTTTAGGTGTTCTTTCAGGAACTGATGGAGTACCTGTTTCTATTGGTGAAAATACATTATTAGGTGCAAATTCTTGTACGGGTACTGCTATTGGAGATGCTTGTATCTTAGATGCAGGTGTAACTATTTTACCAGGAACAAAAATAACATTATCTGAAAAAGCAGTTGCTGCAATCGCAGAAGCTAATCCAGAAAAAGAAATCAAAACTCTAATGAGAGGTATGGATTTCTTAGGTGTTAATGGTGTTCACTTTAGACAAAACTCTGTAAATGGTCAAATTATTGCAATGAGATCAACAAGAGAAATCAAATTAAACGCTGACTTACACTAAAAATTAACAAATACTAAACATAGTTATCCTAATATGTATTATTATATATTAGGATGCTATTATGAAATTAAAACTTCTTACATTTACAATATTTTCAATTCTTTTTCTTAATCTTAATGCAAATGAAACTTATACTAATAATCTTATAAATGAAGATTCACCTTATTTAAAACAACATAGTACTAATCCTGTAAATTGGTACGCTTGGAATCAAACAGCTTTTTCAAAAGCTAAAAAAGAAAATAAACCAATATTTTTATCAATTGGTTATAGCACTTGTCATTGGTGTCATATTATGGAAGAAGAATCCTTTGAAAATAAAGAAGTTGCCAAAATATTAAATAAAAACTATGTATCAATTAAAATTGATAGAGAAGAAATGCCTCACATTGATAAATACTATCAAAATGTTCATAGTTTGTTAAATAATACAAGTGGAGGATGGCCACTTACAGTGATTTTAACTCCAAATAAAAAAGCTTTTTTCGCAAATACATATATTCCTTATGATGCTAGAAATGGTAGTGTTGGAATAAGAGAAGTTTTAAAAAACATTAATGATATTTTCATTAATGAAAATGAAAAAGTTGTAAAAACTGCAAATCAAATCGAAGAAGTTTTAAAAGAATATTCCAATGAAAATATAAAAACTAGTAATATTGATATAAAATTATTAAATAAGTTCATAAAACAAATAGATAAAAATTATGACAAAGAAAACAATGGCTTTACATTAAGACCAAAATTCCCTCAAGCATCAAAAATAGAAACACTTTTAGACATTTATACTGTTACGAAAAATAAAAAAGCCTTAGATATTGCACTAAAAACATTAACAACTATGGCAAAAGGTGGAATATATGACCAAATTGAAGGTGGCTTTTACAGATACAGTGTAGATAAAAACTGGATGATTCCACATTTTGAAAAAATGCTTTACACAAATGCTGAGTTAATAAGCGCATATTCAAAAGCTTATAAAATTACTAATGATAAGTTTTATAAAAAGATTGCAAAAGAGATTATCTCTTTTGTAGAAAAAAGATTTGAAGTGAATAATCTTTATTATAGTGCAAGTGATGCTAGTAGTATTTTTGAAGGAAAAAAAGAAGAAGGATTTTATTTTGTATTTGTTTATGATGAAGTAGAAGAGTTTTTAGAAGATAAGGGTTACAAACAAAAAGAGATTTTAAAAATTTTAAAATATTTTAATATTATATATGAAGGGAATTTTGGACATCATTATAATAATACATATCTAAGTGACAAATCACTAATAAAGATACCAAATAACTTAGAAAAAGTAAAAAAAGATTTAGCATCTTTAAGAAGTAAAAAAGAGTATCCCTTTATTGATTATAAAATCTTAACATCTTGGAATTCTATGTATATTTCTTCTTTATTAGATGCTGGAAAGTTTGATGATAAATATAGTAAAAAAGCACTTCTCAGTCTTGATACAATGATTAAAAAAATATATGTAAATAATACTTTATACCATCAAATAATCAATAATAAACCAGTAAAAGTAAAAGCTTTATTAGAAGATTATTCTTTTTTGATTACTGCACTTTTAAAAGCTTATGATTATTCTCTTGAATCTTACTATCTTACTTTTGCAAAAAAATTAACAAAAGAAGCAATATCAAAATTTTATAAAGATAAAAAATGGAATATGAGTAATGATGATTTCGTTTCAATTGCAGAAATTTACGATGATGCATATAAAAGTCCATTGTCTAATATGCTTGATAATATTCTAAAAATCGCAGTTTTAAATGATGAT
This sequence is a window from Poseidonibacter parvus. Protein-coding genes within it:
- a CDS encoding type II toxin-antitoxin system Phd/YefM family antitoxin, with amino-acid sequence MHLSQDIKPISYLKTKTADIINSVNENQRTIIITQNGEAKAVVQDIKTYENLQNSLNLLKLIVQSENDIENNNTTKQEKMFDNLEHKLFG
- a CDS encoding type II toxin-antitoxin system RelE/ParE family toxin, producing the protein MNQFEVIWTNSAQFDLESIIEYIKIDSLSIAKKIFFEIKEECNSLYTFPKRKRIVPELQQIGILKYREIIYKRWRIIYKFDDKKVYILLVVDSSRNLEDVLFQRLLKTK
- a CDS encoding PhoX family protein — its product is MNTPLSKNHPMSPNGQDSISKNNSNSLSLEEIIESRVSRRTLIKGSLALVAGSFLGLNSTAHASNKNSISNAVANALLDFNPVPKNLNDVVTIPEGYSIDVLYRLGDPINNFTSEYKNDGTDTDFNNRAGDHHDGMFYFGMNDEGTAKDLNNSNRGLLCMNHENITEIFLHTEKEWDNYDRTSRTAAQIDKEVSAHGVSVIEIKKGKNGFNLNKNSVFNKRITAQTPIDINGPLQNHDLVKTKYSKDGSQTRGTLNNCASGLTPWGTYLTCEENWAGYFKRSNSTLLSDKKAASTQNRYMGSKESDGSYGWANSKTNNDLYDRWNIIPNAKQANEDYRNAANTFGWVVEIDPFNPTMTPRKRTALGRMGHEGAMPGNVKEGEPLVYYMGDDSKGEYVYKYVSRLKWNEKDRNGGLDIGNKYLDDGKLFVAKFNEDGSGEWLELSMSNEDIKSYKKYSFDDLGDLLVNTRHAADAVGATPMDRPEWAGVHPNTGDIYVTLTNNSKRGNSMQLDASNPRYYSDTKNSSSRDGNVNGQIMRIQELENNPSASTFNWDIYLFGAQADANGNINISKLTDDNDFSSPDGLYFSQASKGLMWLQTDDSAYTDVSNCMMLAALPGKHNDGGSKQITNKNVPTNNNQDETITTKVGAEASTKNLKRFLVGPKECEITGIAETPDGKTIFVNIQHPGEKTKDLKNASLYGSNWPDKGTARPRSATVVITKNDNGIVGS
- a CDS encoding tetrahydrodipicolinate N-succinyltransferase N-terminal domain-containing protein, giving the protein MANTKEEFKQLIEDVQSQDWYRNPIGFGIARIDRGQLDSSKVLQATFPIINWNENFGSAAVLLNALKIAGENVDTKGTELVCNISDVFLEECVKAFSPYISEAKGEDHKNVQVISTLASLPIDSGFTADDYKAVFIFEDENAQSVETSYLKLYALSTGKAAIRSLNLNGIFGQLHNVAWTGSTPIELDWLRANEIALKLSGKYPTIDMVDKFPRFLSHVIPADNTRILETSKVRMGAQLAAGTTVMPGAAYINFNAGTEGSVMVEGRISSSAVVGAGSDVGGGASILGVLSGTDGVPVSIGENTLLGANSCTGTAIGDACILDAGVTILPGTKITLSEKAVAAIAEANPEKEIKTLMRGMDFLGVNGVHFRQNSVNGQIIAMRSTREIKLNADLH
- a CDS encoding thioredoxin domain-containing protein encodes the protein MKLKLLTFTIFSILFLNLNANETYTNNLINEDSPYLKQHSTNPVNWYAWNQTAFSKAKKENKPIFLSIGYSTCHWCHIMEEESFENKEVAKILNKNYVSIKIDREEMPHIDKYYQNVHSLLNNTSGGWPLTVILTPNKKAFFANTYIPYDARNGSVGIREVLKNINDIFINENEKVVKTANQIEEVLKEYSNENIKTSNIDIKLLNKFIKQIDKNYDKENNGFTLRPKFPQASKIETLLDIYTVTKNKKALDIALKTLTTMAKGGIYDQIEGGFYRYSVDKNWMIPHFEKMLYTNAELISAYSKAYKITNDKFYKKIAKEIISFVEKRFEVNNLYYSASDASSIFEGKKEEGFYFVFVYDEVEEFLEDKGYKQKEILKILKYFNIIYEGNFGHHYNNTYLSDKSLIKIPNNLEKVKKDLASLRSKKEYPFIDYKILTSWNSMYISSLLDAGKFDDKYSKKALLSLDTMIKKIYVNNTLYHQIINNKPVKVKALLEDYSFLITALLKAYDYSLESYYLTFAKKLTKEAISKFYKDKKWNMSNDDFVSIAEIYDDAYKSPLSNMLDNILKIAVLNDDFAMQDIAKETFTSSSSILSTSPSSSAWLVRNYIAFNNSYIVLKATKDMLKDKNIENLPFVLKKENIDEKYLACKIGVCFSYSDSFNSIIKSIKKEAILDK